In Malassezia japonica chromosome 2, complete sequence, one DNA window encodes the following:
- a CDS encoding uncharacterized protein (COG:B; COG:K; EggNog:ENOG503NVP8), which yields MLVVRLPAQGEAPARTAGPSQAHKAEKTHTEKNLTCEPPPDIHLPAYARVSHEVELDLGRAGISVSSPANIPDFRSASGLFTKLKERYPDAGLSSGKDLFDARLFNSESSTALFYTMMAELKDMADAAQPTLFHRLLKRLDEEGRLQRVYTQNIDGLEAKAGLSFGFHDEDHEAEAAGKRKRMPQRSKAFARSQSDSVLMGVSGTQEKVKPLFPRAIPLHGSLSTLSCALCSYTLPLGTETQKAQTALEQMRAGLPVWCEQCEAADDLRTAAGLRSRGVGRMKVDVVLYNGENDTAERVGACVERDLLGLRDPNEPMVPETPSEERARVRREQAMALRTQSLAAPVQPALKEEDEEVGDLSMNADELSADSVLGGAFFDDAPSAEAPKDEKASPAPQPSVDAPPKPEPAAQAPPPVVQKPKTRLKPLPPDLLIVAGTSLKVPGTKRIVREFAKACRARDGAADDSVTSPIRTVYLNYDFPAAAREWSGTFDVWIQGDVQQAALGLCAPCDASKDPLEAHRARHSWHTHTHHVEAATQAKKAADRAAARMQRTRSHSSSTAPSARPLSRSQSENAQPALRFASHKLSTARRAGKPRR from the exons ATGCTGGTCGTGCGTCTTCCGGCGCAAggcgaggcgcctgcgcgtaCTGCGGGCCCGTCACAAGCGCACAAAGCGGAAAAGACGCACACAGAGAAGAATTTGACATGCGAGCCACCGCCGGATATTCATCTGCCGGCGTATGCGCGCGTGTCGCacgaggtcgagctcgacctggGGC GTGCGGGCATCTCGGTCTCGTCGCCTGCGAATATCCCCGACTttcgctcggcgtccggGCTGTTTACCAAGCTCAAGGAGCGGTATCCTGATGCAGGCCTCTCGAGTGGCAAGGACTTGTTTGACGCACGTTTGTTTAAT TCGGAAAGTTCTACCGCGCTCTTCTATACCATGATGGCCGAGCTCAAGGATATGGCcgatgccgcgcagccgacGCTCTTCCACCGCCTGCTAAAGCGCCTTGACGAGGAAgggcgcctgcagcgcgtctATACGCAAAACATCGACGGgctcgaggccaaggcaGGGCTCAGCTTTGGGTTCCACGACGAGGATCACGAGGCAGAGGCGGCCGGGAAGCGGAAACGCatgccgcagcgcagcaaggCGTTTGCACGCTCACAGTCCGACTCGGTCCTTATGGGCGTCTCAGGCACGCAGGAAAAGGTCAAGCCTCTGTTTCCGCGTGCGATCCCTCTGCACGGCAGCCTCTCGACGCTGAGCTGCGCGCTGTGCTCTTATACGCTGCCGCTTGGTACTGAGACGCAAAAGGCGCAGACTGCGCTGGAGCAgatgcgcgccggcctgcCGGTGTGGTGCGAGCAGTGCGAGGCAGCGGACGATctgcgcaccgcggccGGCCTGCGGTCACGGGGCGTGGGCCGCATGAAGGTCGATGTGGTCTTGTACAATGGCGAAAACGACacggcggagcgcgtcggagcgtgcgtcgagcgcgatcTCCTGGGCCTGCGCGATCCCAATGAGCCCATGGTGCCCGAGACGCCCTCGGaagagcgcgcgcgtgtcCGGAGAGAGCAGGCTATGGCACTGCGTACGCAGAGTCTCGCGGCTCCGGTGCAGCCCGCGCTCAAGGAGGAAGACGAAGAGGTGGGCGACCTCTCCATGaacgccgacgagctcagTGCGGACTCGGTACTGGGCGGAGCCTTTttcgacgatgcgccgagtgccgaggcgcccaaggACGAGAAAGCAagccctgcgccgcagccctccgtggatgcgccgccgaagcccgagcccgcggcgcaggctccgCCGCCCGTGGTGCAAAAGCCGAAAACGCGCCTGAAGCCATTGCCGCCGGACCTGCTCATTGTCGCGGGTACGAGTCTCAAGGTCCCCGGCACGAAACGTATCGTGCGCGAGTTTGCCAaggcgtgccgtgcgcgcgatggcgctgccgacgacAGCGTCACGTCGCCGATCCGTACCGTCTATCTGAACTACGACTTccccgcggccgcgcgcgagtggAGCGGGACGTTTGACGTGTGGATCCAAGGCGACGTCCAGCAagcggcgcttggcctgtgcgcgccttgcgacGCATCTAAAGACCCGCTGGAAGCACACAGGGCGCGCCATTCCTGGCACACGCACACGCACCACGTCGAggcagcgacgcaggcCAAGAAAGCCGCGGAtcgtgccgcggcacgcatgcagcgcaccCGGAGCCATTCCTCCTCCACCGCACCCTCCGCGCGCCCGCTCTCCCGCTCGCAGTCGGAGAacgcgcagccggcgctgcgcttcgCCTCGCACAAGctgagcaccgcgcgccgcgccggcaaGCCCCGCCGCTAG
- a CDS encoding uncharacterized protein (EggNog:ENOG503P55U; COG:O), with protein MASKQLPALPTQPSANHPYRASMAPSLPPVELSPPFPQTAPHGFSASENDVSLVRPPGAPAGQHAPTSRAVPYLGKSFYLAPRAHFGSERADEVIRPEPARPNVRSTWAGGRPAHGAPAPFLVGQGAPVRAQVAPPTTQPLTTGGVPTSPKMRVPVPPVPAAPVAPAAAPASSPAPPATARAPVAVRAAAPVAAATADPCDVDHAAVEPPISAVAATGLVQPCVMIEHRATWLQTELFLTFSQKDAMDGSSSRASGGGYLASTMLIPRAAPETAGRFRVWLAMHPHGAAKGEVSALHLLWDRKERGGFPELPELKRLVRDKIAPEQSLGHSEK; from the exons ATGGCGAGCAAGCAACTGCCCGCGCTCCCGACGCAGCCCTCGGCGAACCACCCGTACCGTGCGTCGATGGCTCCGTCGTTGCCTCCGGTAGAGCTTTCGCCGCCGTTTCCACagacggcgccgcacggcttTAGCGCGTCGGAGAACGACGTATCCCTGGTCCGTCCtcctggcgcgccggccggccAGCACGCACCGACGTCACGGGCGGTTCCCTACCTCGGCAAGAGCTTCTATCTTGCACCGCGTGCGCATTTTGGCAGTGAGCGTGCGGACGAAGTGATTCGGCCCGAGCCCGCTCGACCGAAtgtgcgctcgacgtgggcgggcggccgcccagcgcacggcgctccgGCGCCGTTCCTGGTgggccaaggcgcgccggtgcgcgcgcaggtcgcgccGCCAACCACGCAGCCGCTCACGACCGGAGGCGTGCCGACTTCGCCCAAGATGCGCGTTCCTGTGCCGCCAGtgcccgcggcgcctgtggctcctgccgcggcgcctgcctcgtctcctgcgccgcccgccacTGCGCGTGCACCGGTCGCCGTCCGGGCGGCCGCCCCGGTCGCGGCTGCAACCGCCGATCCCTGCGATGTGGACCATGCGGCAGTGGAACCGCCTATCTCCGCCGTGGCTGCTACGGGCCTCGTGCAGCCGTGCGTAATGATCGAG CATCGCGCCACTTGGCTGCAAACCGAGCTGTTCCTTACCTTTTCGCAGAAGGATGCGATGGATGGATCGAGCTCGCGTGCGTCAGGCGGCGGGTACCTGGCCAGCACCATGCTAATTCCACGTGCTGCGCCCGAGACCGCAGGCCGCTTTCGTGTGTGGCTGGCGATGCACCCCCATGGTGCAGCGAAGGGCGAGGTAtcggcgctgcacctcttGTGGGACCGCAAAGAACGTGGCGGATTTCCCGAGCTTCCCGAGCTCAAGCGACTGGTTCGCGACAAGATTGCGCCGGAGCAGTCGCTGGGCCATTCGGAGAAGTAG